A window of Adhaeribacter arboris genomic DNA:
TCAGCATCTTTGAGCTTCAATTTTTTCAATTCCGCCCAGGTATAATCCGCTACTTTCCCAGATCCGGTGGTGGTTCGGTCCAGGGTAGCATCGTGCATCAACACAATAACACTATCTTTGGTTAGACGAGGATCAATTTCAAAGAAAGCAGGGGTATAACGAAGAGTATTTTCGAAGGTAGCAATGCAGTTCTCGGGAAAACCCTTCGTGGTACCACCCCGGTGCCCGCTAATTAAGGGAATATCCTGGCCCGTGTATTTAAAAAACGCGTGTAAGTCCTGGCTGCTGCGGACATTGAAAATATGGAGAGCATTAGTCTGGGCATGTAGCGGCGTTAAAGTAAAACTCAACAGCAGAGCGATCATCCAGCAACTATTGCGAACTAACTTTCTGGCGAGAAGAATCATCATCAATGTTATTTCTGAGAGCTAAACCGGGCACAAGATAAGATTTAATTTTACAGAGAAAGGCGGTACTCTATTTTCTTAACTTTATCTTAATATTGCTGGTAATAATTTAATAAAAATTAGAAGCTGCCATTTTTGATGGAAGAACTTCCCTTTAACTAATGGATAATGGAGATGCCTCAATCCCTCTAACTTTCTTTAAATAGGCTAGCAATAAAAAAGAGCCATTTGGAATGGCTCTTTAGTAAATAGAAAAGGAAATTATTTATTGTTGTACCTTCAAGTAAGAATAGCCGGAGTTAGTGCCTTGCTTGTAAGCCACCTAGAATAGAAGCAGCCACTTTTTTATTTCTAGTGGAAATCTTTTCCGCTGGCGTTAAAGTATTGAAGGCACTTCCTTTCCCCTTTATTTTCTTAGACAATGAGGGTAGAAGCTAGCAGGCTTTTTCAGCTTTCCTCTCGTTTTTTAAGTTACTTATTTTGGTGGGAGTTTTGATTTATCTGCGGTATATTTCTATGAACCTTTTCTACTACTTCCACGAAGGTTTCATCCTCCCACACCCACATTCCAATTACGCTAAGGGGTATCTGGACGAATAAGACGAACAGGCACATGGCCAAGGAAATAAGTGCCATATAGGAGAAGACAGCCAGGATTCTGAGTTTGGTCATGACTTAAGTTCCCGTTTAATTTTAATTTACCATTGTAGAAAAGAGTAATCAAAACGTTGGCTAGCCACATTCTGATTACTCTTAATCTAAGGTATCACAAAAAGAGCCGCTTGACGGGGCTCTTTTTGTTGGTAAAAAGAATAGGCGGTTATTTATTGCTGGACACTCAAACGGGAATAACTGGTTTCGTTACCTATTTTGCAAACGACAATGTACAATCCCTTTTTCATGCCTAAGCTTTGGGTATAGAGCACGAGCGAACGCGTTCCTTGAACAAAAGACTTCGTGCAAACCGGGCGGCCGGTTAAGTAATCCAAAATCTGGATCTGACCACTGGCTTTTCCATCGAGTTTGATCTCACAATACCCTTTGGTAATCGGGTTAGGAGCAATTACGCAAGCTTCTTCGGGGGACGGCGTCGTATCCGGGCTCCAATCGGTATCGTGGTCTTTTTTGCAATACTTGCCGTGGGATTTATCCCGGGTTTTATCGCAATAGCTGCCGTGGTTTTTATCGCAGTAACGGTCGTGGTTTTTGTCGCGGCCCTTCCCACAATCTTTGTTGTGGTCTTCGTCCACATCGGCGCACTTGATGGGTTCCACCGTCAGGGTTTTAATCACCACGCCGCAAGAGTTGCGGGCGGTAGCAGACACGACACCTTTTTTCTTGCCTACTTTCACCAAGATAGAGCTAGCATTTTTATCCGAAAGAATCGTCCAGTCGGAAGGAACTGACCAAGTATAGGTTAAGTCATTGCCTTTTTTGGCGTTAATGGTAAAGGTTACCGGCACGTTATCGGAAAGACTTACGATAGTTGGACCGGTCAGTTCGATCTCCGGCTTCACGCAAGTGGGTGTTTCTTCGTTATTGCAGCCTTGCGCCTCAAACGAAACGGTTCCTACTGTCGTTCCCGCTTTAGCCTGCACACGGATGGTAGTCATTTTGTCAAAATCCGCTTTGTTCATCAGGTACTTGAATTCTTCCGTTACCCCATTTTTGTAGCCGTTGATGCCAATTCCTTCGTATTTCAAGGCTCGGAAAGGCAAGCTGGTAATATCGGTTTTATAGATAAATAAACCTTTGTAGAAACCAAATAGACCGCCACTGGCTAAGGCGCCGGCGGGTAACTCAAACGCGACATTGCTTAAGTCTTTATCGCAGTTGGTTTTCACTTTAAAAGTTAAGGTTACGGTTTTACCGTCTTTATTAACTACGTAGCCTTTGTAGCTGAAATCAAAACACTGATCCGTTTTGTCGCACAACACGGGTACCGGTGGGGGAACTACATCAATACAGGAGACACTACCGCCGTTTTTATTGGAGATCAATCTTTTTTGCAGGCCGTAAAAATTATTGGAGCTGGCCGGCCCTAATTGTTTAATCAGGCAACCTTTGATAAGATCGACCTGAAAATAGCAGTTAGGTATATCTACCTCCAGGCAAACTTCTTCTCCCCCTTTGGTATCGATCATTTCCGAATCAAACAGTTCTTGTTGCGCCGCCGTCTGGTTGCTGTAAACGGCCGAAGGAGCCTTATAACTCACCAAGGAATAGGTGTAAGTAGTCGGACTAGCCGGCACGGTAAAGCATACTTTAAGCTTTTTACCGGGTTGTACCTCCTGGATGGATGCCACGGGTACGCCATCCACGGTATATTTAATTTGTTTTAACACGGGAGTCGGATACAAAGCGGCTTCTTCGGGAGTAACTGAGCAAACGGGCGGGGGAGGAGTTATTACTTGGTAATTACAAGCTTTGGCGACAAACACCACTTTGGCGGTATAACTATCGGCAACGGCTTTGACCCGGATAGTAGTGAGCTTATCAAAGTCCAGCGCACTAAGCGTATAGACGAAAACGTCCGCTTGACCGTTTTTAAAGGTATTATTGGCATTATCAGGAATAAACTTGATGGCTTCGAACGGGTAATTGGTGCCATTATGAACCTGATAGGAGTACGTGCTGGCGTATTTCAGAGCTGGGGTAATCACCGAGGAACCATCGGGTAATTCAAAAGCTGCGTAGGAAAAACTCTTGTTGCTGTAATTGCGAATTTCAAACGAGAGGGTCATGGTATTATCCACGTTGCGGACTGCACTCCCGTAGTTGATCTTAAAGTAAGAGTCGCTTTTTTCGCAGGGGTTGGAAAAGTCAGTTGCCTTGCTGGTAATTACCGAGCAAAGTGCCACCAGCAAGGTAATGAAGGTAAGTAAGCATTTTTTCATGAAAGTAGGGGTTGATTAAAGGTTTAAAGGGTTAGAAAAAGGTTGGAAGGTTAAACAATAAACAAAAAAGAAAGCTCTTTGAGGAAAGGGAAAGTCACGTCAGTATGAATATATAGTATAATAAAAACAAAAAGTTTAATTTTATCTGCAATTTATATATAAAATGAAATATATAAAAAGTTATATGTAAAAATTTTAATTTTATTTTAAATTATTAAAGGAAATAAAAAGGATAAAGTAAAAATTAAGACAGTACTAGGTAGAAGAAATAAACGAGAAAGAAACGGCAGAAACATAAATAAGCTCGTTTTTTGATGGCTAGTGGAATGGTACTTTTATCTTTGCCGTCCTCTCTTTAACTTTAGTAAAATGCTTTTTCTTTCTTAAAACATCCAGAACAATTACTGTTGTTGAGTAAGACCTATCTTTTTCAAAAAAAATACTTCTAAAGTGATAGGATAGTCTTTAAAAGGAATGTTCTTCTATTTTTTAGGTGGTTTGGTTCTGCTTTATCAGAACAAGTACTTTTTTAATTTTTATACCTAAACTTTGGCTAGAGAAAAAGTAGAAGTTAAAAAAGTAAATAACCAGGCGTGAGGAGTATTTAATATTACTTAAATAAAATATGCAGATTTTGCGTTAGAGAATGGACAATTGTGTAAGTTTCCGCTGTCATTTACCCACTACATTTTCTTCGCCGGTCTATGAAATTTTCGCTCTTATTACGTTTTACTCAGAGCTTGCCCGTTTGGAGCCTGATTGTATTTTGTTTCCTGTTCAGTTGCCAAAATAAAAGCAACGAACTCCAGTTAGAAAGTAAAAACTTTGAAGAGCAAATTGAGTCGGCGCAAAACCTGGTATTTACTTTTAATAAAGAATTAGCTACTGCAACGCAGTTGCAAAAATGGGATACCGTAGCTTACATTACCTTTACCCCGGCCGTAAAAGGCCGCTTTAAATGGACTACCCCGAACGAATTGGTATTTTCGCCGCTCCAACCTTTTGCTCCCAGCACCGATTTTCAGGCGGAGTTTACTCAAAAATTAGTACAGCATAGTCCCGAAAAGCATTCCTTGCCCGCTGGACAAAGTATTCGGTTTCATACCCCTTATTTAGATTTAGAGAATGCCCGGGCTTTTTGGACCCAAAACGAAACGAACCCCGCCGAGTTAGAAGCCCGTTTGGATTTAAATTTTAACTATCCGGTAGTCCGCGCCTTATTAAAAAACCGGATTCGCGTGTATAATGGTGCGGTAGAATTACCGGCCGAGATTATATTGGGAAAAACCGGCAAAGAAGTAGGCGTTCGTTTAAAGAAAAATTCGGCCCTCCGGGAGGATGCCCTACCGGTGCGGGTGAGTATTGCTCCTGGTTTAGCTACGGCCGGTAGCAGTTATCGAACTAAAACGACTATCGAAAAAGAAGTTATTTTACCTAGTCGGCAAAATTTGCAAATTTCTGAAGTAACTACGGGGGTGGAAAAC
This region includes:
- a CDS encoding T9SS type A sorting domain-containing protein; translation: MKKCLLTFITLLVALCSVITSKATDFSNPCEKSDSYFKINYGSAVRNVDNTMTLSFEIRNYSNKSFSYAAFELPDGSSVITPALKYASTYSYQVHNGTNYPFEAIKFIPDNANNTFKNGQADVFVYTLSALDFDKLTTIRVKAVADSYTAKVVFVAKACNYQVITPPPPVCSVTPEEAALYPTPVLKQIKYTVDGVPVASIQEVQPGKKLKVCFTVPASPTTYTYSLVSYKAPSAVYSNQTAAQQELFDSEMIDTKGGEEVCLEVDIPNCYFQVDLIKGCLIKQLGPASSNNFYGLQKRLISNKNGGSVSCIDVVPPPVPVLCDKTDQCFDFSYKGYVVNKDGKTVTLTFKVKTNCDKDLSNVAFELPAGALASGGLFGFYKGLFIYKTDITSLPFRALKYEGIGINGYKNGVTEEFKYLMNKADFDKMTTIRVQAKAGTTVGTVSFEAQGCNNEETPTCVKPEIELTGPTIVSLSDNVPVTFTINAKKGNDLTYTWSVPSDWTILSDKNASSILVKVGKKKGVVSATARNSCGVVIKTLTVEPIKCADVDEDHNKDCGKGRDKNHDRYCDKNHGSYCDKTRDKSHGKYCKKDHDTDWSPDTTPSPEEACVIAPNPITKGYCEIKLDGKASGQIQILDYLTGRPVCTKSFVQGTRSLVLYTQSLGMKKGLYIVVCKIGNETSYSRLSVQQ